A window of Pseudomonas guangdongensis contains these coding sequences:
- a CDS encoding substrate-binding protein yields the protein MKRIFSAIALWLGLSTAVTAADPITLGLNYPRTGPYKEEGLAQMRGALLAIDELNARGGVLGRPLRLLSRDTASRPEKAVANVDRLVDNGAVMLFGGVSSAVAIAASQRARERGVLYFGTITYSNDTTGKDGHRYIFRESNNAWMSGKVLGHYLSEALPDKNYFYVTADYTWGHSSEESLRRHTGSEDGGRHPGVKVPFPGARLADFRAALQQAAASEAQILALVLFGDDLVRAMRIVDDMGLGKRMQVVVPNLTQSMIEQAGPGIMQGVIGTEHWTWRVPELEQSQRGQAFVEAFRERYELYPSSSAASAYSIVQQWADAAERARSLNGEALIKALEGHRYSLLKDEQEWRAFDHQNVQTVYAVKVRPREAIMQERSRQDYYEIVARMSGEQAAPTLAEWQAQRSAAGKPPKLQ from the coding sequence ATGAAACGCATCTTTTCTGCCATCGCACTGTGGCTCGGCCTCAGCACCGCGGTCACCGCCGCCGACCCCATCACCCTCGGCCTCAACTACCCGCGCACCGGCCCCTACAAGGAGGAAGGTCTGGCACAGATGCGCGGCGCCCTGCTGGCCATCGACGAACTGAACGCCCGCGGCGGTGTGCTCGGCAGGCCGCTGCGCCTGCTCAGCCGCGACACCGCCTCGCGCCCGGAAAAGGCCGTCGCCAACGTCGACCGGCTGGTCGACAACGGCGCCGTCATGCTGTTCGGCGGCGTCTCCAGCGCCGTGGCGATTGCCGCCAGCCAGCGCGCCCGCGAGCGCGGCGTGCTCTACTTCGGCACCATCACCTACTCCAACGACACCACCGGCAAGGACGGTCATCGCTACATCTTCCGCGAAAGCAACAATGCCTGGATGAGCGGCAAGGTGCTCGGCCATTACCTGAGCGAGGCGCTGCCGGACAAGAACTACTTCTATGTCACCGCCGACTACACCTGGGGCCACAGCAGCGAGGAGTCGCTGCGCCGGCATACCGGCAGCGAGGACGGCGGCCGGCATCCGGGCGTAAAGGTTCCGTTCCCCGGTGCGCGCCTGGCCGATTTCCGCGCCGCCCTGCAGCAGGCCGCCGCCAGCGAGGCGCAGATCCTCGCCCTGGTGCTGTTCGGCGACGACCTGGTGCGCGCCATGCGCATCGTCGACGACATGGGCCTCGGCAAACGCATGCAGGTGGTCGTGCCCAACCTGACCCAGAGCATGATCGAACAAGCCGGGCCGGGGATCATGCAAGGCGTGATCGGCACCGAACACTGGACCTGGCGCGTCCCCGAACTGGAGCAGTCGCAGCGCGGCCAGGCCTTCGTCGAGGCCTTCCGCGAACGCTACGAACTCTACCCCTCCAGCTCCGCCGCCTCGGCCTACAGCATCGTCCAGCAATGGGCCGACGCCGCCGAACGGGCGCGCAGCCTGAACGGCGAGGCGCTGATCAAGGCGCTCGAAGGCCATCGCTACAGTCTGCTCAAGGACGAACAGGAATGGCGCGCCTTCGACCACCAGAACGTGCAGACCGTCTACGCCGTCAAGGTCCGTCCGCGCGAGGCAATCATGCAGGAGCGCTCGCGCCAGGATTACTACGAGATCGTCGCGCGCATGTCCGGCGAGCAGGCCGCACCGACCCTCGCCGAGTGGCAGGCACAGCGCAGCGCCGCCGGCAAGCCGCCGAAGCTGCAGTGA
- a CDS encoding enoyl-CoA hydratase, producing MSNAIEPYKSAPFDLTHKLTVEKHGHTALITINNPPANTWDREGLIGLRLLVEHLDRDDDIYALVITGQGNSFFSAGADLKLFADGDRSRARAMARLFGEAFEALRDFRGVSIAAINGYAMGGGLECALACDIRIVERHAQLALPEAGVGLLPCAGGTQHLPWLVGEGWAKRMILCGERVDADTAVRIGLAEQVVDSGEARGHALLLAARAARQSPVAVRTIKPLIQGARQRGPSSWLAEERERFVDLFDAEDTREGVNAFLEKREPHWRNR from the coding sequence ATGAGCAACGCCATCGAACCCTACAAGTCCGCGCCCTTCGACCTGACCCACAAGCTGACCGTGGAGAAGCACGGGCACACCGCGCTGATCACCATCAACAACCCGCCGGCCAACACCTGGGACCGCGAGGGGCTGATCGGCCTGCGCCTGCTGGTCGAGCACCTCGACCGTGACGACGACATCTATGCCCTGGTGATCACCGGCCAGGGCAACAGCTTCTTCAGCGCCGGCGCCGACCTCAAGCTGTTCGCCGACGGCGACCGCAGCCGGGCGCGCGCCATGGCGCGCCTGTTCGGCGAAGCCTTCGAGGCGCTGCGCGATTTCCGTGGCGTGAGCATCGCAGCGATCAACGGCTACGCCATGGGCGGCGGCCTGGAGTGCGCGCTGGCCTGCGACATCCGCATCGTCGAGCGCCACGCCCAGCTGGCCCTGCCCGAGGCCGGCGTCGGCCTGCTGCCCTGTGCCGGCGGCACCCAGCACCTGCCCTGGCTGGTCGGCGAAGGCTGGGCCAAGCGCATGATCCTCTGCGGCGAACGGGTCGATGCCGACACCGCAGTACGCATCGGCCTGGCCGAGCAGGTGGTCGACAGCGGCGAGGCGCGCGGCCATGCCCTGCTGCTGGCGGCGCGCGCTGCGCGGCAGAGTCCGGTGGCGGTGCGCACCATCAAGCCGCTGATCCAGGGCGCCCGCCAGCGCGGCCCGAGCAGCTGGCTGGCGGAGGAACGCGAGCGTTTCGTCGATCTGTTCGATGCCGAAGATACCCGCGAGGGGGTCAACGCCTTCCTCGAAAAGCGCGAGCCGCACTGGCGCAACCGCTGA
- the alkB gene encoding DNA oxidative demethylase AlkB, with the protein MLSDDLLHAAGLWHREHCELAPGVHLLRGHALDELEPLLAALRAVIAAAPLRFMRTPGGRRMAVSMTNCGRYGWVSDARGYRYSPCDPLSGSPWPALPAVLEALAVRAAACAGFADFAPDACLLNRYRPGAGMGLHQDRDERDFTQPIVSISLGLPATFLLGGLQRSQRPRPLRLEHGDVLVWGGPARLFHHGVSPLREGCHPRLGAQRLNLTLRCSGLDAPGLR; encoded by the coding sequence ATGCTGAGCGATGACCTGCTGCATGCCGCCGGGCTGTGGCACCGCGAACACTGCGAGCTGGCACCCGGCGTCCACCTGCTGCGCGGCCATGCCCTGGATGAACTGGAGCCGCTGCTCGCCGCGCTGCGGGCGGTGATCGCGGCAGCGCCGCTGCGCTTCATGCGCACGCCGGGCGGGCGCCGCATGGCGGTGAGCATGACCAACTGCGGGCGCTACGGCTGGGTCAGCGATGCCCGTGGCTACCGTTATTCGCCCTGCGATCCGCTGTCCGGATCGCCCTGGCCGGCATTGCCGGCCGTGCTGGAGGCGCTGGCGGTGCGCGCCGCGGCCTGCGCCGGTTTTGCCGACTTCGCGCCGGATGCCTGCCTGCTCAATCGCTATCGCCCGGGCGCGGGCATGGGGCTGCATCAGGACCGCGACGAGCGCGATTTCACCCAGCCCATAGTGTCGATCTCCCTCGGTCTGCCGGCGACCTTCCTGCTCGGCGGCCTGCAGCGTTCGCAGCGCCCACGCCCGCTGCGCCTGGAACATGGCGACGTGCTGGTCTGGGGCGGCCCGGCGCGGCTGTTCCACCATGGTGTATCTCCGCTGCGCGAGGGCTGCCATCCGCGGCTCGGCGCCCAGCGCCTCAACCTGACGCTGCGCTGCAGCGGGCTGGATGCTCCGGGGCTGCGCTGA
- a CDS encoding electron transfer flavoprotein subunit alpha/FixB family protein — MAILVLAEHNNAALGAATLNTLAAAQQIGGDIHVLVAGSACAAVAEAAAKVAGVAKVLVADSATFAHQLPENVAPLLAELGKGYSHVLAAATTTGKNVLPRVAALLDVDQISEIVKVESADTFQRPIYAGNAIATVQSSAAIKVITVRGTGFDAVAATGGSAAIEAVSGGSDAGLSAFVGEELAKSERPELTAAKVVVSGGRGMQNGENFALLYTLADKLGAAVGASRAAVDAGFVPNDMQVGQTGKIVAPELYIAVGISGAIQHLAGMKDSKVIVAINKDEEAPIFQVADYGLVGDLFEALPQLQQAL; from the coding sequence ATGGCAATCCTGGTACTCGCCGAGCACAACAACGCAGCCCTGGGCGCTGCGACCCTGAACACCCTGGCCGCGGCCCAGCAGATCGGCGGCGACATCCATGTGCTGGTCGCCGGCAGCGCCTGCGCCGCGGTGGCCGAAGCCGCCGCCAAGGTGGCCGGTGTCGCCAAGGTGCTGGTCGCCGACAGCGCTACCTTCGCCCACCAGCTGCCGGAAAACGTCGCGCCGCTGCTGGCCGAGCTGGGCAAGGGCTACAGCCATGTGCTGGCCGCCGCCACCACCACCGGCAAGAACGTGCTGCCGCGCGTTGCCGCGCTGCTGGACGTCGACCAGATCTCCGAGATCGTCAAGGTCGAGAGCGCCGACACCTTCCAGCGCCCGATCTACGCCGGCAACGCCATCGCCACCGTGCAGTCCAGCGCGGCGATCAAGGTGATCACCGTGCGCGGCACCGGCTTCGACGCCGTGGCCGCCACGGGCGGCAGCGCCGCCATCGAGGCGGTGAGCGGCGGCAGCGATGCCGGCCTTTCCGCCTTCGTCGGCGAGGAACTGGCCAAGTCCGAGCGTCCCGAGCTGACCGCCGCCAAGGTGGTGGTCTCCGGCGGTCGCGGCATGCAGAACGGCGAGAACTTCGCGCTGCTCTACACGCTGGCCGACAAGCTGGGCGCCGCGGTCGGTGCCTCGCGCGCGGCGGTGGACGCCGGCTTCGTGCCCAACGACATGCAGGTCGGCCAGACCGGCAAGATCGTCGCGCCCGAGCTGTATATCGCCGTCGGCATCAGCGGCGCGATCCAGCACCTGGCCGGCATGAAGGACTCCAAGGTGATCGTGGCGATCAACAAGGACGAGGAGGCGCCGATCTTCCAGGTCGCCGACTACGGCCTGGTCGGCGATCTGTTCGAGGCGCTGCCGCAGTTGCAACAGGCGCTCTGA
- a CDS encoding electron transfer flavoprotein subunit beta/FixA family protein, with protein MKILVTVKRVVDYNVKVRVKADHSGVDLANVKMSMNPFCEIAVEEAVRLKEKGVATEIVAVSVGPAQAQEQLRTALALGADRAILVEFADELNSLAVAKLLKAVVDREQPQLIITGKQAIDSDNNQTGQMLAALTGFAQGTFASKVEVAGDKVNVTREIDGGLQTVALKLPAIVTTDLRLNEPRYASLPNIMKAKKKPLDVLTPEALGVSTASTVKTLKVEAPATRSAGIKVGSVAELVEKLKNEAKVI; from the coding sequence ATGAAGATCCTCGTGACCGTGAAGCGCGTGGTCGACTACAACGTCAAGGTTCGCGTCAAGGCGGACCACTCCGGCGTCGACCTGGCCAACGTGAAGATGTCGATGAACCCGTTCTGCGAGATCGCCGTGGAAGAGGCGGTGCGCCTGAAGGAAAAGGGTGTCGCGACCGAGATCGTGGCCGTTTCCGTCGGCCCGGCCCAGGCCCAGGAACAGCTGCGCACCGCACTGGCACTCGGCGCCGACCGCGCCATCCTGGTCGAGTTCGCCGACGAGCTGAACTCCCTGGCCGTGGCCAAGCTGCTCAAGGCCGTGGTCGACCGTGAACAGCCGCAGCTGATCATCACCGGCAAGCAGGCCATCGACAGCGACAACAACCAGACCGGGCAGATGCTCGCCGCGCTGACCGGCTTCGCCCAGGGCACCTTCGCCTCCAAGGTGGAAGTCGCCGGCGACAAGGTCAACGTCACCCGCGAGATCGACGGCGGCCTGCAGACCGTGGCCCTCAAACTGCCGGCCATCGTCACCACCGACCTGCGCCTCAACGAGCCGCGCTACGCCTCCCTGCCCAATATCATGAAGGCCAAGAAGAAGCCGCTCGACGTGCTGACGCCCGAGGCCCTCGGCGTGTCCACCGCCTCCACCGTGAAGACCCTCAAGGTCGAGGCGCCGGCCACCCGCAGCGCCGGCATCAAGGTCGGCTCGGTGGCCGAGCTGGTCGAGAAACTGAAGAACGAAGCGAAGGTGATCTGA
- a CDS encoding branched-chain amino acid ABC transporter permease, whose product MSSVENLQAAAAALAHPQVEQERRRAAQRRKWGLYLGLLGVALVAPLAIYPVFLMKLLCFALFACAFNLLLGYAGLLSFGHAAFLASGGYVTGYLLSQHTGLSTELGILAGTAASGLLGLGFGLLAIRRQGIYFAMITLALAQLVFFIYVQAPFTGGENGLQGVPRGELFGLIDLKSNLSMYYFVLAVFIFGFAVIQRTIHSPYGQVLKAIRDNEPRAISLGYNVAAHKLLAFVISATLTGLAGATKTVVFQLASLTDAHWHMSGEVILMTLLGGVGTVLGPLVGATVVVTLQSYLSNGPLGDWVHVILGVIFVLCVLLFRAGIVGWVQKLIRRNFK is encoded by the coding sequence ATGTCGAGTGTGGAAAACCTTCAGGCGGCGGCCGCGGCCCTCGCCCATCCGCAGGTCGAGCAGGAACGCCGCCGCGCCGCCCAGCGCCGCAAGTGGGGGCTGTACCTGGGCTTGCTGGGGGTGGCGCTGGTCGCGCCGCTGGCGATCTATCCGGTGTTCCTGATGAAGCTGCTGTGCTTCGCCCTGTTCGCCTGCGCCTTCAACCTGCTGCTCGGCTACGCGGGGCTGCTGTCCTTCGGCCACGCCGCCTTCCTCGCCAGCGGCGGCTACGTCACCGGCTACCTGCTCAGCCAGCACACCGGGTTGTCCACCGAGCTGGGCATTCTCGCCGGCACGGCGGCCTCGGGGCTGCTCGGTCTGGGCTTCGGCCTGCTGGCGATCCGCCGTCAGGGCATCTACTTCGCGATGATCACCCTGGCGCTGGCCCAGCTGGTGTTCTTCATCTATGTGCAGGCGCCCTTCACCGGCGGCGAGAACGGCCTGCAGGGCGTACCGCGCGGCGAGCTGTTCGGGCTGATCGACCTGAAGAGCAACCTGTCCATGTACTACTTCGTGCTGGCAGTGTTCATCTTCGGCTTCGCGGTGATCCAGCGCACCATCCACTCGCCCTACGGTCAGGTGCTCAAGGCGATCCGCGACAACGAGCCTCGGGCCATTTCCCTCGGCTACAACGTCGCCGCCCACAAACTGCTGGCCTTCGTCATCTCGGCGACCCTCACCGGTCTGGCCGGGGCGACCAAGACCGTGGTGTTCCAGCTGGCCTCGCTGACCGACGCGCACTGGCACATGTCCGGCGAGGTGATCCTGATGACCCTGCTCGGCGGCGTCGGCACCGTGCTCGGTCCGCTGGTCGGCGCCACCGTGGTGGTGACCCTGCAGAGCTACCTGTCCAACGGCCCGCTGGGCGACTGGGTGCATGTGATCCTCGGGGTGATCTTCGTGCTCTGCGTGCTGCTGTTCCGCGCCGGCATCGTCGGCTGGGTGCAGAAGCTGATCCGCCGCAACTTCAAATGA
- a CDS encoding branched-chain amino acid ABC transporter permease — MTLVFGIPLGVLLGQLLLGLINGAFYALLSLGLAIIFGLLRIINFAHGALYMLGAFAALLGLNYLGVNYWVALVLSPLLVGAIGMAVERHLLRRIAGEDHLYGLLLTFGLALIVEGSFVKLFGVSGASYPMPDLLKGGVNLGFMFLPVYRAWVVVAALVVCLLTWYMIERTRLGSYLRAGTENPKLMQAFGINVPLLITLTYGYGVALAAFAGVLAAPIYPVSPTMGANLLIVVFAVVVIGGMGSIMGAIVTGLAMGLIEGLTKVFYPQAASTVVFLVMVIVLLFRPAGLFGKEA, encoded by the coding sequence ATGACTCTCGTATTCGGTATTCCCCTGGGCGTGCTGCTCGGCCAGCTGCTGCTCGGCCTGATCAACGGCGCCTTCTACGCGCTGCTCAGCCTGGGCCTGGCGATCATTTTCGGCCTGCTGCGGATCATCAACTTCGCCCACGGCGCGCTGTACATGCTCGGCGCCTTCGCCGCGCTGCTCGGCCTCAACTATCTGGGCGTCAACTACTGGGTGGCGCTGGTGCTCTCGCCACTGCTGGTCGGCGCCATCGGCATGGCGGTGGAGCGCCACCTGCTGCGCCGCATTGCCGGCGAGGACCACCTCTACGGCCTGCTGCTGACCTTCGGCCTGGCGCTGATCGTCGAAGGCAGCTTCGTCAAGCTGTTCGGCGTCTCCGGCGCCTCCTACCCGATGCCCGACCTGCTCAAGGGCGGCGTCAACCTCGGCTTCATGTTCCTGCCCGTCTACCGCGCCTGGGTAGTCGTTGCCGCGCTGGTGGTGTGCCTGCTCACCTGGTACATGATCGAGCGCACCCGCCTGGGTTCCTACCTGCGCGCCGGCACCGAGAACCCCAAGCTGATGCAGGCCTTCGGCATCAACGTGCCGCTGCTGATCACCCTGACCTATGGCTACGGCGTGGCGCTGGCGGCCTTCGCCGGCGTGCTCGCCGCGCCGATCTATCCGGTCAGTCCGACCATGGGCGCCAACCTGTTGATCGTGGTGTTCGCCGTGGTGGTAATCGGCGGCATGGGCTCGATCATGGGCGCCATCGTCACCGGTCTGGCCATGGGCCTGATCGAGGGTCTGACCAAGGTGTTCTATCCGCAGGCGGCCAGCACCGTGGTGTTCCTGGTGATGGTGATCGTCCTGCTGTTCCGCCCGGCGGGACTGTTCGGTAAGGAGGCATGA